The following proteins are co-located in the Haloplanus sp. HW8-1 genome:
- a CDS encoding Zn-ribbon domain-containing OB-fold protein codes for MTDDTSPPTAPRTAADVTADSPFTLPGFFAALADGDLLAAVCRDCGAHLIPPRPACYACGGRTLRAESQPLTGDVITYTEVRTPPPALEARAPYTVAIVELDSGARLTGRLTVPHADAAIGMRVRLTTRPPDDDELAMALDNERDWPIHEFDPIAADD; via the coding sequence ATGACTGACGACACGTCCCCACCGACGGCCCCACGTACCGCCGCCGACGTCACCGCCGACAGTCCCTTCACCCTCCCGGGGTTCTTCGCCGCCCTCGCCGACGGCGACCTGCTGGCCGCCGTCTGTCGGGACTGTGGCGCCCACCTGATCCCGCCGCGCCCGGCGTGTTACGCCTGCGGGGGGCGGACCCTCCGCGCCGAATCGCAGCCACTGACCGGCGACGTGATCACCTACACGGAGGTGCGTACGCCGCCGCCGGCGCTCGAAGCGCGGGCGCCCTACACCGTCGCGATCGTCGAACTCGACTCCGGCGCGCGGCTGACCGGACGGCTCACAGTCCCCCACGCCGACGCGGCCATCGGCATGCGCGTGCGCCTCACTACCCGGCCGCCCGACGACGACGAACTGGCGATGGCCCTGGACAACGAGCGCGACTGGCCGATCCACGAGTTCGACCCGATCGCGGCGGACGACTAG
- a CDS encoding thiolase C-terminal domain-containing protein, translating to MSEPHVAAVGTSPFGHTDLTGRDLFGAAVVEAFEGLPDPADVVEAVYVGNQSESYERQIMYGTLLAEWAGLRHVPAERVEGCAAAGAMALRHAVEDVRSGRRDAVLACGVEKMTAGGTAGATTALSAAFDRALEGRSGVTAPSQYALLAKRYLHDTEATERDLARIAVKNHANAVANPRAQFRREVDVETVLDSAYVAPPLKLFDCAPITDGAAAVLVTSEDVAATLPGDAVRVAGVGAGTNNIAVAERNLAVVEGAREVTTRAYEAAGVSPADVDVAEVHDAFTVSEALLAEAAGLAPRGRGYESALPPDERAEGWTATRLSTSGGLKARGHPIGATGLAQAVEVYEQLTGTATPDRQVDGATTGLLINEGGVADAVTVAHVLIHD from the coding sequence GTGAGCGAACCACACGTCGCGGCCGTCGGCACCTCGCCGTTCGGCCACACCGACCTCACGGGTCGGGACCTCTTCGGCGCCGCCGTCGTCGAGGCGTTCGAGGGGTTGCCCGACCCCGCCGACGTGGTCGAGGCGGTGTACGTCGGCAACCAGTCCGAGTCCTACGAGCGACAGATCATGTACGGGACGTTGCTCGCTGAGTGGGCCGGCCTGCGCCACGTCCCCGCCGAGCGCGTCGAGGGCTGTGCCGCCGCCGGCGCGATGGCCCTCCGTCACGCCGTCGAGGACGTCCGGAGCGGGCGCCGCGACGCCGTTCTGGCCTGCGGCGTCGAGAAGATGACCGCCGGGGGGACCGCCGGCGCCACCACCGCGCTCTCGGCGGCGTTCGACCGCGCGCTCGAAGGCCGCTCCGGCGTCACGGCGCCCAGTCAGTACGCCCTCCTCGCCAAGCGGTACCTGCACGACACCGAGGCGACGGAGCGTGATCTGGCCCGCATCGCGGTCAAGAACCACGCCAACGCCGTCGCCAATCCGCGCGCGCAGTTCCGGCGGGAGGTGGATGTCGAGACGGTCCTCGACTCCGCGTACGTCGCCCCGCCGCTGAAACTGTTCGACTGTGCGCCGATCACCGACGGCGCCGCCGCCGTCCTCGTCACGAGCGAGGACGTGGCGGCGACGCTGCCCGGCGACGCCGTCAGGGTCGCGGGCGTCGGCGCCGGCACGAACAACATCGCCGTCGCGGAGCGGAACCTCGCCGTCGTCGAGGGCGCCCGCGAGGTGACGACCCGGGCCTACGAGGCGGCCGGCGTCTCCCCCGCCGACGTCGACGTCGCCGAGGTCCACGACGCCTTCACCGTCTCCGAGGCGCTCCTCGCCGAGGCGGCGGGGCTGGCGCCACGCGGTCGGGGCTACGAGAGCGCGCTCCCCCCCGACGAGCGGGCCGAGGGATGGACCGCGACGCGCCTGAGCACGAGCGGCGGGCTCAAGGCCCGGGGTCACCCAATCGGCGCCACGGGACTGGCCCAGGCGGTCGAGGTGTACGAACAGCTTACGGGTACCGCGACCCCCGACCGACAGGTCGACGGCGCGACGACCGGCCTGCTGATCAACGAGGGCGGCGTCGCCGACGCCGTCACCGTCGCCCACGTCCTCATCCATGACTGA
- a CDS encoding DUF5995 family protein, whose amino-acid sequence MAGYAAMVRLFDARRVRAALLAARVTAPTPDDHETDPVFVDLLDTPFETVDDAHDRLRALERRLRAAGDRRAVFPTIYTRMTHAVRAAIDDGRFADPEWMRRYTVTFADYYRRAFLTFERGAYAAVPAPWRVAFDVAVAGDALVAQDAFLGINAHINYDLALTLRDLGIDPRRARKRADHDRIDDVLAGLVDAQQAALVDLYAPGLSAVDATFGRFDEAFSLFSMTEGRAWAWRTAAVLTDVRAAPARAVTRWLHRAAATGGARVIGSPPIDPAVLAALRRVERDRLSLDGALDALTDHLDAASGT is encoded by the coding sequence ATGGCCGGCTACGCCGCGATGGTCCGACTGTTCGACGCCCGGCGCGTACGGGCGGCCCTCCTCGCCGCCCGGGTGACCGCGCCGACCCCCGACGATCACGAGACCGATCCGGTGTTCGTCGATCTGCTCGATACCCCCTTCGAGACCGTCGACGACGCCCACGACCGCCTGCGCGCACTCGAACGCCGACTGCGCGCCGCCGGCGACCGTCGGGCCGTCTTCCCGACGATCTACACCCGGATGACCCACGCCGTCCGCGCGGCCATCGACGACGGCCGCTTCGCCGATCCCGAGTGGATGCGCCGGTATACGGTGACCTTCGCGGACTACTACCGGCGGGCGTTTCTGACCTTCGAGCGCGGCGCGTACGCGGCCGTGCCGGCGCCGTGGCGAGTGGCCTTCGACGTCGCCGTGGCCGGCGACGCCCTCGTCGCTCAGGACGCCTTTCTCGGCATCAACGCGCACATCAACTACGATCTCGCGTTGACCCTCCGTGACCTGGGCATCGACCCCCGTCGCGCTCGCAAGCGCGCGGATCACGACCGGATCGACGACGTCCTCGCCGGCCTGGTCGACGCCCAGCAAGCGGCGCTGGTCGACCTCTACGCGCCGGGACTGTCGGCGGTCGACGCGACGTTCGGCCGGTTCGACGAGGCGTTCTCGCTGTTCTCCATGACCGAGGGGCGAGCGTGGGCGTGGCGCACGGCTGCCGTCCTGACCGACGTCCGCGCGGCACCGGCCCGTGCGGTCACCCGGTGGCTCCACCGGGCAGCGGCCACCGGGGGAGCCCGGGTAATCGGCTCGCCACCGATCGATCCGGCCGTCCTGGCGGCGCTCCGCCGGGTCGAGCGCGATCGGCTCTCGCTCGACGGGGCGCTCGACGCCCTCACCGACCACCTCGACGCCGCGAGTGGCACGTAA
- a CDS encoding PAS domain S-box protein — translation MDASIRVLHVDDDPEFRTMAAKLLEREDERIVVETATSAREGLTQLEEGDVDCVVSDYDMPGRNGIGFLEAVREDCPELPFILFTGKGSEEIASEAISAGVTDYLQKDGRTGQYAVLANRIGNAVDQYRSRRKLEASRERLSLFFEQSPLGVIEWDERFEVVRANDAAVEILGYEAEELRGKSWEWIVPEADRDRVEEVVEGLLSDRGGYRSVNENVRADGEVIVCEWHNRVVTDDDGDAVAVFSQFQDVTEREKRTERLRRTSARLEALFENSPDMINVHDTDGNIIDPNPRLCEETGYDAAELTDMKVWDLDRRIDPETAREVWEGMDVGDRRRFEGVYRRRDGSEFPVAIHLRRLDLEGDERFVVISRDVSERKAREEDLKATKERLDTVVSNVPVVLFAVDADGVFTLSEGRGLETLGLEPGEVVGDSAFERYAERPEVIEALERALDGEEVSTIQRIDDRFFETAYQPVVEPDGGVSGAIGVAMDVTERRRRERELQRQNERLEEFAGVVSHDLQNPLNVAAGRVELAREECDCDHLADAARALDRMDELVTDLLRLAREGTRVDDIESVALPGLIEECWGTVEAPGATLDVETALTIRADPRRLRHLLSNLLRNAVEHGATAGGVTVTVGTLDDGTGFYVADDGPGIPDDERERVFESGYSTETDGTGFGLAIAEEAAEAHGWSIDATESAAGGARFDVSGVDVAE, via the coding sequence ATGGACGCATCGATCCGGGTGTTGCACGTCGACGACGATCCCGAGTTCAGGACGATGGCGGCGAAACTCCTGGAACGGGAGGACGAGCGAATCGTCGTCGAGACGGCAACGAGCGCTCGGGAGGGACTGACACAACTGGAGGAGGGCGACGTCGACTGTGTCGTCTCGGACTACGACATGCCCGGCCGGAACGGCATCGGGTTCCTGGAGGCCGTCCGCGAGGACTGTCCCGAACTCCCCTTCATCCTCTTTACCGGCAAGGGAAGCGAGGAGATCGCCAGCGAGGCCATCTCCGCCGGCGTCACCGACTACCTTCAGAAGGATGGCCGGACCGGCCAGTACGCCGTCCTGGCCAACCGGATCGGGAACGCGGTCGACCAGTACCGCTCGCGGCGGAAACTCGAAGCCAGTCGCGAACGGCTCTCGCTTTTCTTCGAGCAGTCGCCGCTCGGCGTCATCGAGTGGGACGAGCGGTTCGAGGTCGTCCGGGCCAACGACGCGGCGGTGGAGATCCTCGGCTACGAGGCGGAGGAACTCCGCGGGAAGTCCTGGGAGTGGATCGTCCCCGAGGCCGACAGGGACCGGGTAGAAGAGGTCGTCGAGGGCCTGCTCTCGGATCGGGGTGGCTACCGCAGCGTCAACGAGAACGTCCGCGCGGACGGCGAGGTGATCGTCTGTGAGTGGCACAACCGGGTCGTGACCGACGACGACGGCGACGCCGTCGCCGTCTTCTCGCAGTTTCAGGACGTCACCGAGCGCGAGAAACGCACGGAGCGTCTCCGTCGGACCTCCGCGCGCCTCGAAGCCCTCTTCGAGAACTCGCCGGACATGATCAACGTTCACGACACCGACGGGAACATCATCGATCCGAACCCCCGGCTGTGCGAGGAGACGGGGTACGACGCGGCCGAACTCACGGACATGAAGGTGTGGGACCTCGACCGGCGGATCGACCCCGAGACGGCACGGGAGGTGTGGGAGGGGATGGACGTGGGCGACAGGCGACGCTTCGAAGGCGTCTACCGGCGCCGCGACGGGTCCGAGTTTCCGGTAGCAATCCATCTCCGGCGCCTCGACCTGGAGGGTGACGAGCGGTTCGTCGTCATCAGTCGGGACGTCTCCGAGCGCAAGGCCCGCGAGGAGGACCTGAAGGCGACCAAAGAGCGGTTGGACACGGTCGTCTCGAACGTGCCGGTCGTCCTCTTCGCGGTCGACGCCGACGGCGTGTTCACGCTGTCGGAGGGGCGGGGACTGGAGACGCTCGGCCTGGAACCGGGCGAAGTCGTCGGCGACTCCGCGTTCGAGCGGTACGCGGAACGGCCGGAGGTGATCGAGGCGCTCGAACGTGCCCTCGACGGCGAGGAGGTCAGCACGATCCAGCGGATCGACGACCGCTTCTTCGAGACGGCCTACCAGCCGGTCGTCGAACCGGACGGCGGCGTCTCGGGCGCCATCGGCGTCGCCATGGACGTCACCGAGCGCCGTCGTCGCGAGCGGGAACTCCAACGGCAGAACGAGCGTCTGGAGGAGTTCGCCGGCGTGGTCAGCCACGACCTGCAGAACCCGCTGAACGTGGCCGCTGGTCGGGTGGAACTGGCACGCGAGGAGTGTGACTGCGATCACCTCGCCGACGCGGCACGCGCCCTCGACCGGATGGACGAGTTGGTCACGGATCTGCTCCGGTTGGCACGCGAGGGGACCCGGGTGGACGACATCGAGTCGGTCGCCCTCCCGGGACTGATCGAGGAATGCTGGGGCACCGTCGAGGCGCCGGGCGCGACTCTCGACGTCGAGACGGCGCTGACGATCCGCGCCGATCCGAGACGCCTCCGACACCTCCTGAGCAACCTCCTCCGGAACGCGGTGGAGCACGGCGCGACGGCGGGCGGCGTGACGGTCACGGTCGGGACGCTCGACGACGGGACTGGCTTTTACGTCGCCGACGACGGCCCCGGTATCCCCGACGACGAACGCGAGCGGGTCTTCGAGAGCGGGTACTCGACCGAGACGGACGGCACCGGCTTCGGCCTCGCCATCGCCGAGGAGGCGGCCGAGGCCCACGGCTGGTCGATCGACGCGACCGAGAGCGCGGCCGGCGGGGCCCGCTTCGACGTCTCGGGCGTGGACGTCGCCGAGTGA
- a CDS encoding pyridoxal phosphate-dependent aminotransferase, which yields MVSERAADVTPFLAMDVLERANDTDDAIHLEVGEPDFDPPDRVVETAVESLRAGNTNYTAARGKPALRRAIAAHYDRTYGVDVDPDRVVVTPGSATGLLLSMAALVDPGDEVVLTDPHYACYPNFVRTVGGRMETVPLRPADGFRPRTSAFADAMSADTTALLLNSPANPTGAVMDGGTLADLVALAAEHDATPVVDEVYHGLSYDVEAHSALEYTDEAVVLDGFSKRFAMTGWRLGWMVVPPTLVDAVNRLAQNLFICAPNFVQDAGVAALETPPERLDAIRETYRERRDLLVDAVADWGLDLGYTPQGAYYLLADVSDLPGDAFDVADLFLKEAGVAVTPGVDFGEEAADYLRLSYATDADAIREAIDRLDALLATVDR from the coding sequence ATGGTCTCCGAGCGCGCTGCCGACGTGACTCCGTTCCTGGCGATGGACGTTCTGGAGCGAGCGAACGACACCGACGACGCGATCCACCTGGAGGTCGGCGAACCGGACTTCGACCCGCCGGACCGGGTCGTCGAGACGGCCGTCGAGTCGCTGCGGGCCGGCAACACGAACTACACCGCTGCGCGGGGAAAGCCGGCCCTCCGCCGGGCTATCGCCGCCCACTACGACCGCACGTACGGCGTCGACGTCGACCCCGACCGCGTCGTCGTCACGCCGGGGTCCGCGACGGGCCTCCTGCTGTCGATGGCGGCGCTCGTCGATCCGGGCGACGAGGTGGTGCTCACCGACCCACATTACGCCTGCTATCCGAACTTCGTGCGGACGGTCGGGGGGCGCATGGAGACGGTTCCCCTGCGTCCGGCCGACGGCTTCCGTCCCCGGACGTCGGCGTTCGCCGACGCGATGTCCGCCGACACCACGGCGCTGTTGCTCAACTCCCCCGCCAATCCCACGGGGGCCGTGATGGACGGCGGGACGCTCGCGGACCTCGTGGCCCTCGCGGCCGAACACGACGCCACGCCCGTCGTCGACGAGGTGTATCACGGCCTCTCCTACGACGTCGAGGCACACAGCGCCCTCGAATACACGGACGAGGCCGTCGTCCTCGACGGGTTCTCGAAGCGATTCGCCATGACCGGCTGGCGGCTCGGGTGGATGGTCGTTCCACCGACCCTCGTCGACGCGGTGAACCGCCTCGCGCAGAACCTGTTCATCTGTGCCCCCAACTTCGTCCAGGACGCCGGCGTCGCCGCCCTGGAGACGCCCCCGGAACGACTCGACGCGATCCGCGAGACCTACCGGGAGCGTCGCGACCTCCTGGTCGACGCCGTCGCCGACTGGGGACTCGACCTGGGCTACACCCCGCAGGGTGCCTACTACCTCCTGGCCGACGTGAGCGACCTGCCCGGCGACGCGTTCGACGTCGCCGACCTGTTCTTGAAGGAGGCGGGGGTCGCGGTCACCCCCGGCGTCGACTTCGGCGAGGAGGCAGCGGACTACCTCCGACTCTCCTACGCGACCGACGCCGACGCGATCCGCGAGGCGATCGATCGCCTCGATGCCCTGCTGGCGACGGTCGACCGCTGA
- a CDS encoding APC family permease, with the protein MRSIPALLSRERSGTLGLPEVVAMGVGGMVSGGIYAVLGVAMRQTGNAVPISYLIAGVITLLTAHSYLKLTLHFGEHGGVFSFVEHVVDSPTVAAYVGWVLVVGYVGVMAMYAFAFGAYTLTAARTVVGVQLPQLLRPVISVLVVAAFVALNLRGVEETGLFEDIAVYVKIVILLSLAVLGIVFYEGSVTAVDVFDRGVISPLTGFAIIFVSYEGFQLLIYDYEEIENVEEVLPRGMYLAIAIAILIYVSVSFMATLHLTPEQLVAHEEVALAEAVSHVPVLGPAGFVLVILSAMKSTSSGINATLFGTARLVDKIATEGALPRIFSFRNRADVPVYSLLIMGGLTAAFAALGTLTWITEFGSVAFLVSFAVTNYVNLRLADETGSNRLFPALGLAGTTVAVPIVVYHLYRTDVGVLLWIVGVFVAVFLLEYLYVDRSSYAPDVPP; encoded by the coding sequence ATGCGTTCGATCCCAGCCCTGCTGTCCCGTGAGCGTTCCGGAACGCTCGGTCTCCCGGAGGTCGTCGCGATGGGCGTCGGCGGGATGGTCTCCGGCGGCATTTACGCCGTGCTCGGCGTCGCGATGCGTCAGACCGGCAACGCCGTTCCCATCTCCTATCTGATCGCGGGCGTCATCACGCTGCTGACCGCCCACTCCTATCTCAAACTCACCTTGCATTTCGGTGAGCACGGCGGGGTGTTCTCGTTCGTCGAACACGTCGTCGACAGCCCGACGGTCGCGGCGTACGTCGGCTGGGTCCTCGTCGTCGGCTACGTCGGCGTCATGGCGATGTACGCCTTCGCGTTCGGCGCGTACACGCTCACGGCCGCTCGCACCGTCGTCGGCGTTCAGCTACCCCAACTCCTGCGGCCGGTCATCTCCGTCCTCGTCGTCGCGGCGTTCGTCGCCCTCAACCTCCGGGGCGTCGAGGAGACCGGTCTCTTCGAGGACATCGCGGTCTACGTCAAGATCGTCATTCTCCTTTCGCTCGCCGTCCTGGGCATCGTCTTTTACGAGGGGAGCGTGACCGCGGTCGACGTGTTCGACCGCGGCGTGATCAGTCCCCTCACGGGGTTTGCGATCATTTTCGTCTCCTACGAGGGGTTCCAGTTGCTGATCTACGACTACGAGGAGATCGAGAACGTCGAGGAGGTGCTGCCTCGGGGGATGTATCTCGCCATCGCCATCGCCATCCTGATATACGTCTCCGTGTCGTTCATGGCGACGCTCCACCTGACGCCCGAACAGCTCGTCGCCCACGAGGAAGTCGCACTCGCCGAGGCGGTGTCACACGTCCCGGTGTTGGGGCCCGCCGGATTCGTCCTCGTCATCCTCTCGGCGATGAAGAGTACCTCGTCGGGGATCAACGCGACGCTGTTCGGCACCGCACGGCTCGTCGATAAGATCGCAACCGAGGGGGCGCTCCCCCGGATCTTCTCGTTTCGCAACCGGGCGGACGTGCCGGTCTACTCGCTTCTGATCATGGGGGGACTGACGGCCGCCTTCGCCGCCCTGGGTACGCTCACGTGGATCACCGAGTTCGGGTCCGTCGCCTTTCTGGTCTCCTTTGCGGTCACGAACTACGTCAACCTCCGCCTCGCCGACGAGACGGGGTCGAACCGCCTGTTTCCGGCGCTCGGCCTCGCCGGGACCACGGTCGCCGTTCCGATCGTCGTCTATCACCTCTATCGTACCGACGTCGGCGTCCTGCTCTGGATCGTTGGGGTGTTCGTGGCGGTCTTCCTCCTCGAATATCTCTACGTCGATCGGAGTTCGTACGCACCCGACGTGCCGCCGTGA
- a CDS encoding PQQ-binding-like beta-propeller repeat protein produces MPTFRSRRAVLGAIGLAATGGVAGCLGSRRSAAGRIDDDGLPASATATASFRGGLHRRGVYPDATVPAEPRVEWTLRGVNTGDHTAAKASPVATPGGDLVVPGDTGDLRRVTPAGDVVWTAAVEETRRGIHGTPAIANGTVYVGAYDGALYAFDLETGERFWRRKLGDAIGSSPGYHDGTVYIAVEYYEPSGAMFGVDAVTGAVVWEDRRPTDHPHSTCAIDREAGRLVVGSNDGNLYAWTYPDLTFAWSFSTGDAIKGPIALDDGSAFFGSWDEHVYRVALDDGTREWAVETGDMVMSGPAVETTTDTVYVGSHDSRLHALDTATGDTRWTFDTGGSIIGCPTVAGDHVLVGSYDRTCYALEKRTGRERWAVDGVGSVTSAPTVVDGAVYFTDRASGAYLDDGDGPTGGLYKVGSAGAD; encoded by the coding sequence ATGCCCACCTTTCGCTCCAGACGCGCCGTCCTCGGCGCCATCGGCCTCGCGGCGACCGGCGGCGTGGCCGGCTGTCTCGGTTCCCGACGGTCCGCGGCCGGTCGCATCGACGACGACGGCCTCCCGGCCTCGGCGACCGCCACGGCGTCGTTCCGTGGCGGCCTCCACCGTCGTGGCGTCTATCCCGACGCGACGGTTCCCGCCGAGCCCCGCGTCGAGTGGACGCTCCGCGGCGTGAACACGGGCGACCACACGGCGGCGAAGGCGAGCCCCGTCGCGACGCCGGGCGGTGACCTCGTGGTCCCCGGCGACACCGGCGACCTGCGACGGGTGACTCCGGCCGGCGACGTCGTCTGGACGGCCGCCGTCGAGGAGACGAGACGGGGGATCCACGGCACGCCCGCCATCGCCAACGGGACGGTCTACGTCGGCGCCTACGACGGCGCACTCTACGCGTTCGACCTCGAAACGGGCGAGCGGTTCTGGCGCCGAAAGCTCGGCGACGCCATCGGATCGAGCCCGGGATATCACGACGGCACCGTCTACATCGCCGTCGAGTATTACGAGCCGAGCGGCGCGATGTTCGGTGTCGACGCCGTCACCGGGGCGGTGGTCTGGGAGGATCGGCGACCGACGGACCACCCCCACTCGACGTGTGCCATCGACCGCGAGGCCGGGCGGCTCGTCGTCGGCTCGAACGACGGCAACCTGTACGCGTGGACGTATCCCGACCTGACGTTCGCGTGGTCGTTCTCGACCGGCGACGCGATCAAAGGCCCCATCGCGCTCGACGACGGGAGCGCCTTCTTCGGCTCGTGGGACGAACACGTCTACCGGGTCGCGCTCGACGACGGGACCCGGGAGTGGGCCGTCGAGACCGGGGACATGGTCATGTCCGGGCCGGCGGTCGAGACGACGACCGACACCGTCTACGTCGGGAGTCACGATTCCCGGCTCCACGCCCTCGATACCGCGACCGGGGACACGCGGTGGACGTTCGACACCGGCGGGTCGATCATCGGCTGTCCGACCGTCGCCGGGGATCACGTGCTCGTCGGCTCGTACGACCGGACCTGCTACGCGCTGGAGAAACGAACGGGTCGGGAACGCTGGGCAGTGGACGGCGTCGGCTCCGTGACCAGCGCCCCGACGGTCGTCGACGGCGCGGTCTACTTCACCGACCGGGCATCAGGCGCGTACCTCGACGACGGCGACGGGCCGACGGGTGGGCTGTACAAGGTCGGGTCGGCCGGGGCCGACTGA